The bacterium DNA segment CTCCGTCGAGGGAGATTGGCGTGGCGGAGCAACGCATGCAGGACTACACGGCACGACTCGGGAGGGATTGAGATGGCAAGGCTCAGCCGCCCTTGGAAGGAACTGAAGCAGGATCTCTACCGGGACCCCGAGTTCCGGAAGGCTTACGATGAGCTGGAGCCCGAGTTCCAGCTTGCTCGGGCGATCATCGCACTTCGGGCCGCCAAGGGGCTAACCCAGGAAGAGATGGCTGAACGAGCCGAGATCAAGCGGCCGATGCTCAGCCGGCTCGAGGGCGCCAAGGACCTCCCTACGCTTCCTACGCTCGCTAGGCTGGCTGCCGCCATTGGAGCCAGAGTGGAGGTTCGCTTCGTCGACAGGAAGAACCGGGAGCTCAGACGTATCCCGCCGATTCGGGTCGGGCGCAAGCCTGTGGCCGAGACGAGAAAAGGGTCCGGCAATGTGCGCTCGCACTCATGAACCACAGTACTAAGCCACCCGGACGGCAATCTCCGAAACGGGGTGAACCACCCTCCCGGCACCACGAAAACCCTGCAATACACAACAGTCAAACCGTGGCTCGGCCGCCACACCGACCCAATCTGGCCTACGGCTCTTGAGGTGCGGGTTCGACATGCTCTGGCACAGAAGTCTCGTCGTCGGCCAGAAGATCCGTGAAGACCACGAGGTTGTGGTGGTTGCCGGCGGCGGACGGCACGATCAGAGCGTCGAAGCCAGCACGTCGCGCGGCGCGGCCGAGGTCCTGCGTGGCGCCCCACTCGTTGGAAACAAGGTCTTCCCGCAGGATACACAACTTGTCCCGTGTGGACGGGTCGGTGAGGTCCAAGGCCTTGGCGACACGGACCTTGATGCGCGCATGCCAGTACCGCACACGCACCCCAGGCCGCCGCAGCATCTCGGCCCGGCACGCGGCCGGACTCTCTGAGAGATAGAGGGCACCGTACTCGCGACGGGGGTTGTAGCGACCGCCGTGCTCGAGCGCGCCTTGATCGCTGTCTGCGTCGTCCTTGTGAAGCTCAGCGACGAAACGGTGCCATACTCCCTCAACGCGCCGCGGTCGCAGGCCGGCCATGGCCGCCTCGAGACGGCGCAACCGGTCGGTCGTCATACGGGGTTACGAGGGGATACC contains these protein-coding regions:
- a CDS encoding helix-turn-helix transcriptional regulator; the protein is MARLSRPWKELKQDLYRDPEFRKAYDELEPEFQLARAIIALRAAKGLTQEEMAERAEIKRPMLSRLEGAKDLPTLPTLARLAAAIGARVEVRFVDRKNRELRRIPPIRVGRKPVAETRKGSGNVRSHS
- a CDS encoding RES family NAD+ phosphorylase, whose amino-acid sequence is MAGLRPRRVEGVWHRFVAELHKDDADSDQGALEHGGRYNPRREYGALYLSESPAACRAEMLRRPGVRVRYWHARIKVRVAKALDLTDPSTRDKLCILREDLVSNEWGATQDLGRAARRAGFDALIVPSAAGNHHNLVVFTDLLADDETSVPEHVEPAPQEP